A window from Mixophyes fleayi isolate aMixFle1 chromosome 12, aMixFle1.hap1, whole genome shotgun sequence encodes these proteins:
- the LOC142108317 gene encoding olfactory receptor 6N1-like, translating into MMETNKTVVKEFMLLAFADLHQFQNLLFVIFLLTYITCVMGNVTIIVLVRTEPSLHTTMYFFISVFSILEIMFVSVTVPRLLSNLIAANNIISFNGCFTQMYIFDSLGVTECYLLLVMVFDRHLAINNPLHYPAIMTHDLCIELSVLPWIMGFAFILIPTIITARLDFCGPNMIDHFFCDFAPLQNLACSDPFISIICTSTSAILITIFTLIIIIGFYVNIIITVSKIKSEEGKQKAFSTCTSHLIVTSLYYGAGIIVYVKPKGSHYDKYLAIMYTAFTPMINPFIYTFRNRDVKNAFRNSINRLIKQGSL; encoded by the coding sequence ATGATGGAAACAAACAAAACTGTTGTTAAAGAATTTATGTTATTGGCTTTTGCTGATTTACACCAGTTTCAGAATTTACTTTTCGTTATTTTTCTGCTGACCTACATTACATGTGTCATGGGGAACGTTACTATAATTGTTCTTGTCAGAACAGAACCTTCTCTTCAtactacaatgtatttttttattagtgtattcTCTATTTTAGAAATTATGTTTGTGTCTGTCACTGTCCCCAGACTTTTATCCAATCTAATCGCAGCTAATAATATTATATCTTTCAATGGATGTTTTACCCAAATGTACATCTTTGACTCCTTAGGTGTAACTGAATGTTATCTTCTCCTAGTAATGGTCTTTGACCGACACCTGGCTATTAACAATCCTTTACACTACCCAGCTATAATGACACATGATTTATGTATTGAGTTGTCTGTTTTACCATGGATCATgggatttgcttttattttaatccccaccatcatcacagCACGTTTGGATTTCTGTGGCCCTAATATGATCGACCACTTCTTCTGTGACTTTGCTCCTCTACAGAACTTAGCATGTTCAGATCCCTTCATTAGCATTATATGTACAAGCACAAGTGCAATATTAATTACTATTTTTACTTTAATTATAATCATAGGATTCTATGTCAATATAATAATCACTGTTTCAAAGATCAAGAGTgaggagggaaaacagaaagccTTTTCTACATGTACATCTCATCTCATTGTAACCAGCCTATATTATGGTGCAGGCATCATTGTGTACGTCAAACCTAAGGGAAGCCATTATGACAAGTATCTTGCTATTATGTACACAGCATTCACACCTATGATTAACCCTTTTATTTATACCTTTAGAAACAGGGATGTGAAAAATGCTTTCAGGAATTCAATAAACCGTCTTATAAAACAAGGGTCCTTGTAA